ATAAAAGGAAGATATGTTTGCGGTTTAAGCAGAATTATATTTTTTCTTCCGCCTAATATATTATTAACCGGGTCTTGCACATTCGGATTCAAATGAACCGGATAAATAAAATTATATTCGGAATATTTATCTGCCAGTTCGGAAATTGATTCACAAATATCAATAAAACCTTGACCGAAATTTTCTCTTCTGTGTCCTGTAATCAATACATAAGGTTTAAGATTTTGTAAATTATAATTTTCCAAACCTTCCACTATTGGATTTATTTCCTTTACTTTTTCAGTGGCAAGAAATAAAGCATCAATTACCGTATTTCCGGTAATAAATATTTTTTCATCAGGAATTCCTTCCTTCAGCAAGTTTTCTTTTGAAATTTGTGTTGGGGCAAAATGGAGTTCTGCTATTCTTGAAGTTAAAACTCTGTTCATTTCTTCGGGAAACGGTGAATATTTTTTGAAAGTTCTTAATCCGGCTTCAACATGTCCCACTTTCACTTGATGATAAAAAGCAACTAAAGAAACAGCCATTACAGTTGTTGTATCGCCTTGAACTAAAACAATATCAGGTTTGTAATTTTTAAAATATTCATCTATAGAGGAAATTATTGTTGCGGTTAATTTGCTTAAAGTCTGATTTGGCTGCATTAAATTCAAATCAACATCGGGAATAATATTAAATATTTCCAGAACTTGATCTAGCATTTGTCTATGCTGAGCAGTTACACAAATATTTATTTCGAAAGTTCGATCTTTTTTAAGCTCAAGAATTACCGGGATGAGTTTAATAGCTTCCGGTCGAGTTCCAAATACAACAGAAATTTTCATATTTACCAGTAAAGTTTTGGTTGCACAAAAAACAATTCAATAAAAAACAAATAATAAGAATCAAATAACTTTAAGCAAATAGCAAATAACAAGAATCAAATCCCAATTAACAAGAATTAAAAAATAAATTTCAAAACACAAAACTACTTTCGAAATTTTACATTTAATTTTTCACTAATTAAGTGATTTTGTAAATTCATTTATTTTGTCAACTACATAAGTAATTTGCTCTTCTGTTAATTCCGGATAAATTGGTAATGCAATTGAGTTATCTGCAGCAAAATCTGCAACCGGGAAAGTTTGATTTTTAAATTTCGAACTTTTCATAACATCTTGGAAACATTCTTGTTTATGGAATGGAACCGGATAATAAATCTCTGTTGCTATTCCATTTTCCGTTAAGAAATTTCTCATTGCATCTCGTTTCTCAACTCTAATGATATACTGATTGTAAATATGGTAGTTTTTCAATTCAGAATTCTGAATTCCGAATTCTGAATTCTTATATATTGCTTTTGGAAGTAAAACTTTATTTTTTGAATCAAATTCTATTTTGCCTTCTTCTTCTGAAAGTCCGAATGTTTTAAATAGTGAATTATACAATTCTGCATTTTTTCTTCTTTTCTCAGACCATGAATCCAAATGAGGAAGTTTTACATTCAAAACTGCTGCTTGAATTGCATCAATTCTAAAATTTCCGCCAATAACACTGTGATAATATTTTGGTTCTCCGCCGTGAACTCTTAAGATTTTTATTTTGTCCGCAAGTTCTTCATTATTTGTAACAACCATTCCTCCATCACCAAAACATCCCAAGTTTTTACTCGGAAAATAAGAATAACATCCGATATCACCAATTGTACCAACGCATTTTCCATCTTTGTACTGTGTTGATATTGCTTGTGCACCGTCTTCAATAACTTTAAGATTATAGTTTTTAGCAATTTTCATTATCGGATCCATATCTCCACTTTGTCCATACAAATGAACCGGAATTATTGCTTTTGTTTTATTTGTAATTTTTTCAACTATTTTATTTGAATCAATGTTAAAAGTTACCGGATCACTATCTACAAATACCGGAATTGCATTTAATCTTGAAACTACTCCGGCTGTTGCAAAAAATGAATATGTTGGAACAATAACTTCATCTCCGGGCAAAATATCAATTGCCATAAGTGCTATTAAAAGAGCGTCTGTTCCGGATGATACGCCGATTGCCCTTTTAACGCCTAAATATTTACATGTAGATTCTTCAAGTTTTTGAACTTCAGGACCCAATATAAAATATTGTGATTCTGCAACTTTTAATATTGCTTCATCCAATTCTTTCTTTAATGATTGATACTGTGCTTTAAGATCTAACAATGGGACTTTCATAATAAACTCTTAAAATGTTTTTTAATTCTGTTGATTATTCTTAACAAGTTAAATTTTATATTAAATTTAGATGTTTATTTCTGATTCAAATTTCGGATAATCTATTTGAATTAAAATTCTATTTTGTAATTCACGTTAATTTATCAAAACAGAAAATACTTTTAACACTAAAAATTAGGCTGAAATTTAACCATAATAATTTATAAATGAAACTTACCTTAATTAAATTGAATCATCTGAATTTCTCAAAATATTATTTGCAAGAAAATTTGAATCTATTGAATTCTCTTTGAATTTCAATTTATTAACTAACGATTTGAGTGATGAGAAGCATTACTAATTTAATTTTGCAGAATTTACTGATTTAGGCACTTTGAAAAACTTTTAGAAACAAAAGGTGTTTTGAAATATTTAATGAAAGAATTATTTCCAAAGAATTGCTTTAAGTCACAAAAAACTTAAAATACTTCTATACATTTGCTTAAAAGTTTAAGAAATTTGGAAGGATAAAAAATGGTTGTAACAAAAACTTTAAGTCGAAATCTTTTTTTAAATGCTATGATAAATCAGAAAACTGTTTCGGCAGTAAATTCATTAAATTTTGAACAAGCTTCAACACTTCAAAAAGTTGAAAATGTTTATTTTGTTCTACCGGCTTACAATGAAGAAGAATCTTTACCAAATCTTCTAAAAAGAATTTCGGAAATTAATTCAAAATACTCTGCAAAAATAAAAGTGGTTGTTGTTAACGATGGCTCAAAAGATAAAACCGCTGATGTAACAATTAAAGCTGCTGAAAATCTAAATCTTACATTGGTAAATCATGAAAAAAACATGGGTTTGGGACAAGCAGTTCAAACCGGAATTAAAGAAGCCTTATCTCAAGCAACAATAAATGATATAATAATTATTATGGATGCCGATGATACTCATGATGTTAATTTAATGGATCAAATGATAGAAAAAATTGAAGCCGGTGCAGATATTGTTATTGCTTCAAGATTTGTTAACGGCGGTAATGATGAAAGTGCTCCAATATTCAGAAGATTTCTTTCACGCGGTGCAAGTTTTGTATTTAAAACAATTCTTCCTTTGAATGATATAAATGATTTTACAAGCGGTTACAGAGCTTACAGAGTTAGTATGCTTCAAAAAGCTTCTTACCATTTTGGTGAAACTTTAGTACACGAACAAGGTTTTGCATGTATGGTTGAACTTCTTTTAAAACTTCGACATTGGTCGCCTAAAATTATCGAAATTCCCTTCTTCTTAAGATATGATAGAAAACTTGGCGCAAGTAAATTAAAATTGTTCAAAACAATTATGCAGTATTTCAAGCTGGGAATTAGAGATAGAGTTTCACCAAGTCCGAGAAGAATATAACTTATGAAAAATATTGTAGTTATTGGCGGTGGAATTGCCGGATTAGCTTCTGCGCAAAAGTTAGCAAAAGAAGGTTATAAAGTTACACTTATAGAATCAAACGAACAGCTTGGCGGATTGGGAACTTTTTTCAATCATAACGGAAATTGGATTGATAAATTTTATCATTGCCAAATGCCTTCCGATGGTCCACTTTTAAAATTAATTGATGATGTTGGAATTACAGATCAGCTATATTGGAAGCCAACAAGAATGGGATTTATTGTTGACGGAAAAAGATATTCATTCAACACACCTTTGGATTTGCTGAAATTTTCTCCAATTAGTTTTTTTGAAAGATTAAGATTCGGTGTTGTAAGCCTTTCACTTCGTTACTTGGGTAAAGGAAAAGATTTAGATAATCTACCTATTGAAAAATGGTTTAAAGGTTTATATGGTGCAAATGTTTGGAATAAACTATTAAAACAATTATTCCTTTCAAAGTTTGGAGATCATTCCGGAAATCTTCCATCATTATATATTTGGCAGAGATTAGGAAGAGAAAAAAATGTTGCTACCCGTGGATATTTAAAGTGCGGGCTAAAAGGATTTATTGATGCAGTTGAAAAAAATATTTTATCAAATGGCGGAAAAATTTTAACAAATTCACCAGTTAAAAATTTAATGCAAAAAGAAAATAGTGTTGATGTAGTTTTAGAAAATGAAACAATAAATGCTGATTGGGTTATTTCCACAATTCCAATTCCACAGTTTGTAGATTTGGTTAAAAATACTAATTTGAATACGAAATTTTTCGATCCAAATCTTACATATCAAGGTGTTGTAAATGCAATGTTTTTCTTAAAAAGACCTTTGGATAATTTTTATTGGACTCCAGTTGTAAACTCTAAAACCGAATTTGATGGTGTAGTAGAGATGACCGAATTAGTTGAAAAATCTCAGTATGGAAATTACAATATGGTTTATGTAATGAAATACTGCAGCAGAAATTCCGATTTGTTCAAAGAAGATGAAAATTCAATTGCTGAAAGATGGAAAAAACAATTGTTAAATCTTTATCCCGATCTAAATTTTACAGAAAACGATATTGCAGATATAAAAATATTTAAAGCTCCGTTTGTTGAACCGATTTATCCATTGGGGTATTCAAAAATAAAACCGGATCTTCACTTAAAAGGGACCAACATTTTATTAGCAACTTCGGCACAAGTATATCCAAATATAAC
The nucleotide sequence above comes from Ignavibacteriota bacterium. Encoded proteins:
- the wecB gene encoding UDP-N-acetylglucosamine 2-epimerase (non-hydrolyzing), giving the protein MKISVVFGTRPEAIKLIPVILELKKDRTFEINICVTAQHRQMLDQVLEIFNIIPDVDLNLMQPNQTLSKLTATIISSIDEYFKNYKPDIVLVQGDTTTVMAVSLVAFYHQVKVGHVEAGLRTFKKYSPFPEEMNRVLTSRIAELHFAPTQISKENLLKEGIPDEKIFITGNTVIDALFLATEKVKEINPIVEGLENYNLQNLKPYVLITGHRRENFGQGFIDICESISELADKYSEYNFIYPVHLNPNVQDPVNNILGGRKNIILLKPQTYLPFISLMMNAEIILTDSGGVQEEAPSLGKPVLVMRENTERPEAVTAGTVKLVGTNKEKIIGEVSILIDDKSAYEKMANAVNPYGDGLASKRIAEILKN
- a CDS encoding DegT/DnrJ/EryC1/StrS family aminotransferase, yielding MKVPLLDLKAQYQSLKKELDEAILKVAESQYFILGPEVQKLEESTCKYLGVKRAIGVSSGTDALLIALMAIDILPGDEVIVPTYSFFATAGVVSRLNAIPVFVDSDPVTFNIDSNKIVEKITNKTKAIIPVHLYGQSGDMDPIMKIAKNYNLKVIEDGAQAISTQYKDGKCVGTIGDIGCYSYFPSKNLGCFGDGGMVVTNNEELADKIKILRVHGGEPKYYHSVIGGNFRIDAIQAAVLNVKLPHLDSWSEKRRKNAELYNSLFKTFGLSEEEGKIEFDSKNKVLLPKAIYKNSEFGIQNSELKNYHIYNQYIIRVEKRDAMRNFLTENGIATEIYYPVPFHKQECFQDVMKSSKFKNQTFPVADFAADNSIALPIYPELTEEQITYVVDKINEFTKSLN
- a CDS encoding glycosyltransferase, which codes for MINQKTVSAVNSLNFEQASTLQKVENVYFVLPAYNEEESLPNLLKRISEINSKYSAKIKVVVVNDGSKDKTADVTIKAAENLNLTLVNHEKNMGLGQAVQTGIKEALSQATINDIIIIMDADDTHDVNLMDQMIEKIEAGADIVIASRFVNGGNDESAPIFRRFLSRGASFVFKTILPLNDINDFTSGYRAYRVSMLQKASYHFGETLVHEQGFACMVELLLKLRHWSPKIIEIPFFLRYDRKLGASKLKLFKTIMQYFKLGIRDRVSPSPRRI
- a CDS encoding FAD-dependent oxidoreductase, producing MKNIVVIGGGIAGLASAQKLAKEGYKVTLIESNEQLGGLGTFFNHNGNWIDKFYHCQMPSDGPLLKLIDDVGITDQLYWKPTRMGFIVDGKRYSFNTPLDLLKFSPISFFERLRFGVVSLSLRYLGKGKDLDNLPIEKWFKGLYGANVWNKLLKQLFLSKFGDHSGNLPSLYIWQRLGREKNVATRGYLKCGLKGFIDAVEKNILSNGGKILTNSPVKNLMQKENSVDVVLENETINADWVISTIPIPQFVDLVKNTNLNTKFFDPNLTYQGVVNAMFFLKRPLDNFYWTPVVNSKTEFDGVVEMTELVEKSQYGNYNMVYVMKYCSRNSDLFKEDENSIAERWKKQLLNLYPDLNFTENDIADIKIFKAPFVEPIYPLGYSKIKPDLHLKGTNILLATSAQVYPNITSWNASTGLVENVLELLKKLDNN